DNA from Daucus carota subsp. sativus chromosome 1, DH1 v3.0, whole genome shotgun sequence:
CTAAAAATTAGAGTggtgagaaaatataaaaaaaatgtaaaatttgtaattatattcgattaatttcaatttcaagaaaAGACGAATATCACAACACAAATGACTTGAGAATGTCGGAAGATTAATCCAAAACGAGAGATGGAAAAATCGTCAGCTTCCACACGACCATCACAAAACACAAATGTTATTTGCCGCACTCTGCCTTTACGACTTTGCTGTCCCCAGCTCGTTTCTTGCAACGTTCTGGGCCAGAATTTTCTCTAGTCACATGTATTTGATGGTTGGTGTTAGTCAGTTTCACCAGACGTGTATAGCACCATATAACACTCACAAACATTTCTATATCTATTTTTCGACAAATGCGTGTTCGTATGATGCAGCATGCATGCCAGGAATACGAGGCTCTGCGTAGGAACTCGTGCGATACGCACTATAAGCAGAATGTAACGGTTACATATGCaggggtgatcgcggtccgGTTTAGTTCGGATCGGAGGTGGAATCGGAACCAAATCATACATTagcggttttttaaaatcttaaaaccAACCCGTGATCCATAAACCAATTAATCCGGACcaagcggtgcggtttttgatgGTTCGGTTAAGCGGATTGATCGGTTTGTGACTATGTTTTATAATCAGAGATGAGGATTCATGAATAacattagaaaataaaatattattttgtctCTATTTACACAATTTCACATAGTTAAATTAGAATACAAATTTTAGTCTAATAAAATGTATAAACTTGAATCGAAGTCGTGGATTACTGAATTGATATGACTAGTAGTTGGTATTGATAATGTAAGTAACTAAACATCAACCCAGCAAGtataaacttaaaaattaatatattatataaaattaatattttgtatatataaaatataaaatatttatattgtatatataaatacgcggttcggttttataacgggttggtttactataaaaccgaaaccaacccacaaaccacggttttttaaattagtcaaACCGAAACCGTAAACCTCGTTTCGATTTCGGTTTGGATCAGATTAATATCGGATTGATTTCGATTTAGATCGGATTAATATCAGATTGGTTTATGCGGATTTTGCGGTTTAACCAGAACATGATCCCCTGGTTACATCAATAAGGTATCCAGAATTGTAGAAGATAAATGAAGGAGGTaacctaaaatattttatttttttggccaCGAacctaaatataattttagtattgaTATTCTGATATTATAATTCGATATTCCTGATATTAGATATGCTGGATTTTTGTCAATACTTCAACCGACTGCGATGAACCATGCACTAACTTTAACAAATTAACTGTCTCGTAATACTGATTTAGTTAATGATATAatctgttttatatttatgattcaattatttttcctaacatataattttgcataattaaatttattcctCCTCCAGgaaacaattaactaattaatCATGTCGGTTCGCTCAAAATGAATAATTTGCGTGCGTTCCAATTGGACACACAGTCACACATCCCTCTTATCTCATCGTACTTTCACTTCACTAGTACCCAACAGTCCAACGCCTACAAGCTGAAGTTAAAATTATGAAACGGATTTAAtgtaataaattagaaattttttttgacaaaggtaataaattagaaatttaaaaagtctgtttgataattttacttatgagttattaaaaatataataataaaaataaaaataatttatgaataaattatgacttatgatgacttttatcaatttttttagaaaaatcattAAGAAAATACCTCAAATCAACttctgattttaaataaatttatgacttATTTTCAATTCTAAGCCTACTTATAATTTATTACACAAATGATCATTTTCGAAGATTTGAAGTCCTGTTTTTAGGCTCAGTCAAAGAGCCTCCTGGTCAGACTTTCACTCGATCTGTTGCTCTCTCTGCATCTGAAAATTCTTGTACCGGATAAACATTAAATCCAGCCGTCCCACCACCTGCTGGGCCACCAAGGTCAGGAAATAGTATGtggaaaatattatgtaaaGGTGAAAACAATGGATAAAGTGGTTGAATCTACAAGTATATACAATGATCTCTccctaaaataatattaattttgattatttgcacatattttgaagaataaaaatttatttatattctttccTGAAAAGGAAGatttataagataatatataaaaatattttttagttcAAGTTGAGAATTTTTCatgcaaaagaaaaattataacgGATATGATAATCGAGAGATTGACTTGGACCAAGTTTGGTTGAAATAATATTGTATTTATAACTAACCacaagttttaaattttaagtacTTCAGTGGAAGTACATAAAACAGGGACATGAAGAGCAACAAACGTTAATTTATTTGCTTGGTTATGCACGTGGCATGAATCAATCCACGTAGTTAAATTAAATGCGTTTAATCTTTAACAGTGCATGTGTTATGACGTGAGGCTTATAATGTTCATATCCCGTTCATAAATCTATATGCCTTTTGACCTAATATTTGTATTAGtggataattaattaattagtttaatttatgCATGcttcttaattaaaaaaaagagtaaaatagGAGAAGCAAAAGGTGCAATCACATTCACCAACCAATACAAACTGTGAGAGGAAAGAACAAGACCCATGCACAAAACTAGCAACATAACGTAGTGAGTGGGagttacttttattttttaattattattatttaaaaattagttttttttttgtttttaagtgAGGTTAAATGTTGTATTAGGACACGGTCTCTGTCCAAATTCATTCCCTTGCGGAAGTCTCTATAAATATGCGTGTTGAACAATACTCAAACAGAAAGTGCTGGCCAGTGCTTAAGTAGTTTTTGGAAACAAGAATTGCTAGCtgtagagagagagattgagggAGTTTTGTGATATTAAGGTGATATATATAATGGAGTGGAGAAAGTGTTATTTGGATGCTGTGCTTGTGCCTCTAGCGCTTCTTGTGTCGGTGAGTTATCATGTTTGGTTGTGGCACAGAGTGAGGACTCAGCCTCTGTCTACCGTTGTTGGGACTAATGCTAGAGGCCGTCGCTTGTGGGTTTTTGCTATGATAAAGGTAGCgagattctctctctctctctctccctccctccctccctccctctctctctctccctcccccccctctctctctctccctccctcccccctctctctctccccctctcccccctctctgcaaatctctctctctccctctccctccctctccccccctctctctcccccctctctgcaaatctctctctctccctgcaaatatctctctctctccctctcccgaTCTGCATGTATGAACTATTGATGTTTTCCATCTTCTGACATAAATTATGTACAaatctcaaaatatattattatcatataatttaatcacGAACACAACATATCCTCTCAGGATTCTACTTTCAAGTACACGGCTCCGATACTTTTGTAATACTGAGCTATACGTCTACATACCTCTAACAATATATGGTTCAACTTCAACATCTTTCCTCTACATTTTACGTGCAAGCGCTTCTCGCACACCAAAAAAAGACTTATTTTCAAGTGCCAAGTTGCTCTACTTGTTATTCTGTTATACAacctatctatctatatatatgtctAATATTAAATAGAAATGTCAATTTttacctatatttcaaaattgtACGTAGAAAATGAAGGGTCAGTGTGCTATAAGCTTCTGATAATGATAGTCCGGTGCGGATTTAGGTAATTCAATATTAACTGAAGTAATAGTTAATTAAGATGATAAAAAACGTAATTGTAATCTAAACGTGATGGATCATATAACGTAGCTTAATTATACAAACGTGCATGGATTGTAATGTATCTCCTATATTTTATGCCGTTACGGCTGTTGAAGGTCATTTTCCGcaaaaacttttatttttaaattatttgaaaatttaatcaTGACGAGATAGTTTGTGCCAAGAATTTATCTCCGTAATATTTTATGAGTTTGATTTTCGTAGTATTAGATTTTCACACTCATTCCTGTCAGTCCGGAGATTAGAATTTCACTCGTTCTCGAAATTTATCAGTATCGATCTAATATTGATTAGTTTTGTTTGATTAATTGTTCTTCAGGACAATGACAAGAAAAATATACTAGCAGTCCAAACTCTCCGTAACACCATCATGGGATCAACCCTGATGGCCACAACCTCAATCCTCCTCTGCTCCGGCCTGGCGGCCGTCATAAGCAGCACGTACAGCGTTAAAAAACCGCTGAACGACACCATTTACGGGGGCCACGGAGAGTTCATGGTGGCCCTAAAATACGTCTCACTCCTAGTCTTCTTCCTGTTCTCCTTCATGTGCCACTCCCTCTCCATCAGGTTCATAAACCAGGTAAATTTCCTGATCAACACGCCACAGGACGACGCCATGGCCTCCGTGGTCACTCCCGAGTACATTTCGGAGCTTCTCGAGAAAGGTTTCACGTTGAATATGGTGGGAAACCGGCTGTTCTATTCAGCATTGCCGGTTTTGCTGTGGATATTCGGTCCGGTTCTTGTGTTTTTGTGTTCTGTGTGCTTGGTCCCGGTGCTTTACAATCTTGATGTTGTGTTTGTTAAGGAAAAAGGCAAGGGAGGGGATTGCCTTTGTGTGTAAAGAAGTCTAGAATAATTTATGCTaataaatttaatgaaattagcGATGGCTTTTTTTATTTGTCAAGTACGTGTAAAACACTACTCGATCTAATGTATATGCAATTATGCATGAGGTGCAAGTATATAAAATACTAGGATTCTGGGTACAATTTGGCTGCTGGTAAATTATTCGTGGTGGGGAGGTGTTATCCACTTGAGCTTGTTTGTATTATTATAGAGCAAGACAAACtatctgaaatggttaaaattATTCAGAAACGACAGATATTAGCttaacattattaatttattatattgacGAGAGAAAGATTGAAGAGACGGTTCACCACTCAACGGCGGATGATTTTACGGCGACGAGTCACATGCAAAGAAAATCATGATCAAGttactatttatatatttgtcatagtacaatattttgttttacattTTGTCAGGATCGTCACGAAAACAGCTTTCCTACTCTCTTTTTTCCTAGATTGGGAGAAAGATTAGAATTTGGATGACAATTCATTATTTgcaaaaaacaatattaaaaaaaaaacatttttggaagctccaacatttttttttaatttttgaaatggaAAGCTCTAacatttattattgtatttgtgaataatttaatttacataCTATAGGTAagaaatgttaaattttaataattcaaatttcaaaatattatatcaaatgaAGTTTacataaacaaacacaaaatcaaCAAAGGAATGGAATTAATCCACACACATTATTCCATTCAGGAGTGCATCTCATTCATGCAAACTAAAATACTACTGTTTACGAAATAAAAGGGCAAGTTCAGAACCTTATGCAGACATACTGTAATAAGATTACATCAAGTAATCCCATGACAAGCATTAGGGCAGGGGACACCAACTGGCCCAAACATAAGCATTAATTCTCCACTAGTCTTCTCAATCGATCACAAATGCCCGACAAGATTTACCCAAATATAATGCATAACGAATATCCAATGGAATTTTAATGTTGCTTTGTTTCGATTTGTCGAATTTGTAGAAATATAATGCAAGTTCTAGATTTTAAGCATGCTTTCGAAAACATCTACTTATTTGCTACAGGATGCATACTATTTACACTAATGTACGATTTTAAATTCTATAGATTAAAGCCTTGCTCTCTATCTTTTGATTTACCTGCTGTACTAATCTTCATGGCTCCTTTGTAAGCTGAGTTTTGCAAATCCTGGGACTGGGAGCCCTCAGCAGTGCTATGGATTTTTCGTCTACGGAGATAAGTGCTTAGTTTACTGTTAGTCTGCTTGGGATCGTGCTCTGTACCTGCTGATAACCTTAGGCGGAGACTGAAGTACAGAGACGAACCGTTGTAAAACTAACAAAATAACGGAAAAGTGGATGGCTCCAATATCTTTTACAGTTTACCTAGATCTTAGAGATGCTAAACTATTGGCAACTGGTGCTCCACTATTTGCAACATCAAATCTTCTAGAAATTCCATCTTCGGAGTTTGTATCATTCTCTGCATGAAGATTACATGCTACAGACCAGTTGTGGAAAAAAGAATCGTATTTGCTTAATTACTCTAaacttattaaaagttactcAACAAAAGGTATACACGGCAAGAGCAGCACAAAATAGTTCTTTGGTGGTGAGGAGTGGAACATCTAGAAAAGTCAGAGATCCTactttaaataaatatgtaGTTCAGCTTAAGCTTTTCCTCTATACATTGTATACCCGTCTTACACTTTTATCTCAGAGTTAATGCAGTAGATCATTGTAACTCTACATCATTCAA
Protein-coding regions in this window:
- the LOC108215483 gene encoding uncharacterized protein LOC108215483, with the translated sequence MEWRKCYLDAVLVPLALLVSVSYHVWLWHRVRTQPLSTVVGTNARGRRLWVFAMIKDNDKKNILAVQTLRNTIMGSTLMATTSILLCSGLAAVISSTYSVKKPLNDTIYGGHGEFMVALKYVSLLVFFLFSFMCHSLSIRFINQVNFLINTPQDDAMASVVTPEYISELLEKGFTLNMVGNRLFYSALPVLLWIFGPVLVFLCSVCLVPVLYNLDVVFVKEKGKGGDCLCV